The following proteins come from a genomic window of Desulfonatronum thioautotrophicum:
- the ffh gene encoding signal recognition particle protein, which produces MFDSLADRLQSVFKKIRGHGRLDEKSIQEGLREVRLALLEADVNFKVVKDFVDRVRERAMGQDVLSSLTPGQQVVKIVHDEMIELLGGEHLGLQLQGKPPAVIMLVGLQGSGKTTTASKLALHLRRMKRTPYLVPADVYRPAAIDQLHKLASQLDVPAFPSTPEMRPVDICLKARDEAVRQGLDVVLVDTAGRLHIDAPLMDELAAIKQAVSPQEILFVADAMTGQDAVNVAVSFDERLDLTGVVLTKMEGDARGGAALSIKSVTGKPIKFVGMGEKASDLEVFHPDRVASRILGMGDILSLIEKAQGSIDQQEAEALQQKMQKAEFNLEDFRIQMRRLRKLGSLEGMLKLIPGMGDLRKQMGEMKMPEKEMGRMEAIINSMTPMERKNPKLMNAGRKLRVAKGSGVKVQDVNALLKNFEQMQKMMKKMTAGGGPGAMKMPTGGLGGLKMPTGPGTPGLPAGMPAGTTRSMTKKKKERRKKKRR; this is translated from the coding sequence ATGTTCGACAGTCTCGCGGATCGTTTACAGTCCGTTTTCAAAAAAATCCGCGGCCATGGCCGTTTGGATGAGAAAAGCATCCAGGAGGGGTTGCGCGAAGTGCGCTTGGCCCTGTTGGAGGCGGACGTCAATTTCAAGGTCGTCAAGGACTTCGTGGACCGGGTTCGGGAACGGGCCATGGGCCAGGATGTGCTCTCCAGCCTGACTCCCGGTCAGCAAGTTGTCAAAATCGTCCATGACGAAATGATTGAACTGCTCGGCGGTGAACACCTGGGGTTGCAACTGCAGGGAAAGCCCCCGGCTGTGATCATGCTGGTGGGGCTTCAGGGATCGGGAAAGACCACCACGGCCTCCAAATTGGCCCTGCATTTGCGGCGGATGAAGCGCACGCCGTATCTCGTGCCCGCGGATGTGTATCGCCCCGCGGCCATCGACCAACTGCACAAGCTGGCCTCCCAGCTGGACGTGCCGGCCTTCCCGTCCACTCCAGAAATGCGCCCCGTGGATATCTGCCTTAAGGCCCGCGACGAGGCTGTGCGTCAAGGGCTGGACGTGGTTCTGGTGGACACTGCTGGGCGGTTGCATATCGATGCGCCGTTGATGGATGAACTTGCGGCCATCAAGCAGGCTGTCAGCCCACAGGAAATCCTTTTCGTGGCCGACGCCATGACCGGTCAGGACGCGGTCAATGTGGCGGTTTCCTTTGATGAACGGCTGGATCTGACTGGAGTCGTGCTGACCAAAATGGAGGGCGACGCCCGAGGTGGTGCGGCACTGTCCATCAAGTCCGTGACCGGCAAGCCCATCAAGTTTGTGGGCATGGGGGAAAAAGCCAGCGATCTTGAGGTGTTTCATCCTGATCGGGTCGCCTCCCGTATCTTGGGGATGGGAGACATTCTTTCGTTGATCGAGAAAGCTCAGGGCTCTATTGATCAGCAGGAAGCCGAGGCCCTGCAGCAAAAGATGCAGAAGGCCGAATTTAATCTGGAAGATTTTCGAATCCAGATGCGCCGTCTGCGCAAGCTCGGTTCCCTGGAAGGCATGCTCAAACTGATTCCGGGGATGGGCGATTTGCGCAAGCAGATGGGCGAGATGAAGATGCCGGAAAAAGAGATGGGCCGTATGGAGGCGATCATCAACTCCATGACCCCCATGGAACGAAAGAATCCCAAACTGATGAACGCGGGACGCAAGCTTCGGGTGGCCAAGGGTAGCGGAGTGAAAGTTCAGGATGTGAACGCGTTGTTGAAGAATTTTGAACAGATGCAGAAAATGATGAAAAAAATGACCGCTGGAGGTGGACCCGGCGCCATGAAGATGCCGACCGGTGGACTTGGAGGGCTGAAAATGCCGACTGGTCCCGGAACTCCCGGTCTTCCGGCAGGCATGCCTGCCGGTACGACACGATCCATGACCAAGAAAAAGAAGGAACGGCGCAAGAAAAAGCGTCGGTGA
- the rpsP gene encoding 30S ribosomal protein S16, which produces MAMRIRLTRMGSKKKPFYRIVALDSETRRDGRALDFLGYYNPMKEPNEIKIDTDKVREWMAKGAKPTDTVRSLLNKVGFYQPTP; this is translated from the coding sequence ATGGCAATGCGAATCAGACTGACCCGGATGGGCTCCAAGAAGAAGCCGTTTTACCGCATCGTGGCCCTGGATAGCGAAACCCGCCGTGACGGGCGCGCCCTGGATTTTCTGGGGTACTACAATCCAATGAAAGAGCCCAATGAAATCAAGATCGACACCGACAAGGTTCGGGAGTGGATGGCCAAAGGTGCAAAACCCACGGACACTGTCCGCTCCTTGTTGAACAAAGTGGGCTTTTATCAGCCAACTCCATAA
- a CDS encoding KH domain-containing protein encodes MKELIEYIATSLVDHPEAVQVSLVDGEQSSILELRVAKEDLGKVIGKQGRTAKALRTILAAASDKADKRVALEIVE; translated from the coding sequence ATGAAGGAACTCATCGAGTACATTGCCACCTCTTTGGTGGATCATCCCGAAGCCGTGCAGGTATCCCTGGTGGACGGAGAGCAGTCTTCGATCCTGGAACTTCGCGTGGCCAAGGAAGACCTCGGTAAAGTTATCGGGAAGCAGGGCCGCACGGCCAAGGCCTTGCGTACGATTCTCGCCGCGGCATCCGACAAGGCCGACAAACGGGTGGCCTTGGAAATCGTCGAGTAA
- the rimM gene encoding ribosome maturation factor RimM (Essential for efficient processing of 16S rRNA), whose product MNVGGPGQGLGKGDPAHTPGHTGHPRGLTHISGQSPGQSPEQSLVLVGEIIKPHGLKGEFSVKIHVESPDFFSQVSRLYLRRAAGERARRVGVTSQRNHNGRVLLCLEQIQGRDQVERMRGAELLVRPEDLPRVSAEDVFLHDLIGMLVALPSEESLGKISAVSINAGQEVWTIRTAAEQEVLFPAHPDFILALDMDTRTVCIDPPPGLLELYLGEDSERERQKGAQGE is encoded by the coding sequence GTGAACGTTGGCGGGCCTGGTCAGGGGCTGGGCAAAGGTGATCCCGCACATACCCCAGGGCATACTGGGCATCCACGAGGATTGACCCACATATCAGGGCAATCACCAGGGCAATCACCAGAGCAATCACTGGTCCTGGTCGGTGAGATCATCAAACCGCACGGCTTGAAGGGGGAGTTCAGCGTCAAGATACACGTGGAATCCCCTGATTTTTTTAGCCAGGTTTCCCGCCTTTATCTTCGGCGAGCAGCCGGAGAGCGTGCTCGGCGTGTCGGTGTGACCTCACAGCGAAACCATAATGGTCGGGTACTCCTCTGCCTGGAGCAGATCCAAGGTCGGGACCAGGTGGAGCGGATGCGCGGAGCCGAATTGCTGGTTCGGCCGGAGGACCTGCCGCGAGTTTCCGCGGAAGACGTCTTTTTGCATGACCTGATCGGCATGCTGGTTGCGTTGCCCTCCGAGGAATCCCTGGGGAAGATCTCCGCTGTTTCCATCAATGCCGGACAAGAGGTTTGGACCATTCGCACCGCGGCCGAACAGGAGGTTTTATTCCCAGCCCATCCGGATTTTATTCTGGCGTTGGATATGGACACGAGAACCGTGTGCATTGATCCGCCCCCAGGATTGCTGGAGCTGTATTTGGGTGAGGACAGCGAAAGAGAACGGCAAAAGGGCGCCCAGGGCGAGTAA
- the trmD gene encoding tRNA (guanosine(37)-N1)-methyltransferase TrmD: MHFNIITLFPEFFASVLHCGLLGKALEQGMITIRLINPRDFSQDRHRTVDDRPYGGGPGMVMTLPPLALALRSLEEPGRMALLCPKGRPLDHELACSLAGEQVVTLICGRYEGIDHRLESLFPVETISVGGVVLNGGETPALQVVEAVSRLLPGFMGHQESFAEETFVQGLLEYPHYTRPEVFEGVRVPEVLLSGDHARIAAWRRKESLRATLELRPDLLREAVLKSEDTRLLRALSQERPRVARNCFLALVHAPVLNKFGQSGAVSLTNLDIHDIARCSRTYGIGGYFVCTPLQDQQQLAARLLDHWLRGPGAGANPDRGEALRLVRIVDDVEQASEAIARHCGQRPLLVATSAREGGDMTFAQVRELLEDQSVLLVLGTGYGLAPEVQEHCSGTLRPVRMLSDYNHLSVRAAAAIILDRILGDEG; this comes from the coding sequence ATGCATTTCAATATTATCACGCTTTTTCCGGAGTTCTTTGCTTCGGTGTTGCATTGTGGGCTTCTGGGCAAGGCGCTGGAACAGGGGATGATCACGATCCGGCTGATCAACCCCAGGGATTTTTCCCAGGATCGTCATCGCACTGTGGACGACCGTCCCTACGGAGGCGGGCCGGGAATGGTCATGACCTTGCCGCCACTGGCATTGGCCCTGCGCTCGCTGGAAGAACCGGGGAGGATGGCCCTGCTCTGTCCGAAAGGTCGTCCCTTGGATCATGAGCTGGCCTGTTCTTTGGCAGGTGAGCAGGTGGTGACCTTGATCTGTGGACGGTACGAAGGGATCGATCATCGCCTGGAGTCCCTCTTCCCTGTGGAGACGATCAGTGTTGGCGGTGTGGTGCTCAACGGTGGAGAGACGCCGGCGCTGCAGGTCGTTGAGGCGGTTTCCCGGCTCCTTCCAGGTTTCATGGGGCATCAGGAATCGTTCGCCGAAGAGACGTTCGTTCAAGGGCTTTTGGAATATCCACACTATACGCGGCCTGAGGTATTTGAGGGAGTGCGCGTTCCGGAAGTGCTGCTTTCCGGGGACCACGCCCGAATTGCCGCGTGGCGCCGCAAAGAGTCCCTGCGCGCCACTTTGGAGCTGCGTCCGGACCTGCTCCGTGAAGCGGTCTTGAAATCCGAGGATACCCGGCTTCTGCGGGCATTGTCCCAGGAGCGGCCGCGGGTGGCCCGGAACTGCTTTCTCGCTCTGGTGCACGCACCGGTCCTGAACAAGTTCGGTCAGAGCGGGGCGGTTTCTTTGACAAATCTGGATATCCACGATATTGCCCGCTGTTCTCGTACCTACGGTATCGGGGGGTACTTCGTCTGCACTCCTTTGCAAGATCAGCAACAGCTGGCTGCCCGCCTGCTGGACCACTGGCTACGCGGACCCGGAGCCGGGGCGAATCCGGATCGCGGTGAAGCCCTACGCCTGGTGCGGATCGTGGACGATGTAGAGCAGGCCTCGGAAGCCATTGCCCGGCATTGTGGCCAGAGACCGTTGCTGGTGGCCACATCAGCCCGCGAAGGCGGTGATATGACATTTGCGCAGGTTCGTGAACTGCTGGAGGACCAGTCGGTGCTCCTGGTTCTGGGCACTGGGTACGGCTTGGCTCCAGAAGTACAGGAACACTGTTCCGGAACGTTGCGCCCGGTGCGTATGCTTAGTGATTACAACCATCTATCTGTGCGTGCCGCAGCCGCGATCATCCTGGATCGGATTCTGGGTGATGAGGGATAA
- the rplS gene encoding 50S ribosomal protein L19 yields MDLMKKIEYSQMRMDIPSFKAGDTVKVHVRIIEGDKERIQMFEGVVLCRHRGTTNATFTVRKMSDGVGVERIFPLHSPFIERVEVLSEGRVRRSRIFYLRKLRGKASRIKSKNAWDN; encoded by the coding sequence ATGGATTTGATGAAAAAAATTGAATATTCCCAGATGCGCATGGATATCCCATCGTTCAAGGCGGGGGACACGGTCAAGGTTCATGTGCGGATCATCGAGGGAGATAAAGAACGGATTCAGATGTTTGAGGGTGTGGTGCTCTGCAGGCATCGAGGCACCACCAACGCCACCTTTACCGTTCGGAAAATGTCGGACGGCGTCGGTGTTGAGCGGATTTTTCCTTTGCATTCTCCCTTCATCGAACGTGTTGAGGTTCTCAGCGAAGGCCGGGTTCGCCGTAGCCGGATATTCTATCTGCGCAAGCTGCGAGGCAAGGCCAGTCGAATCAAATCCAAGAATGCCTGGGATAATTAA
- a CDS encoding ribonuclease HII: protein MHRSISGVHAQPGLVLTAGVDEAGRGCLAGPVVAGAVILPAAYDLPGLTDSKKLRAGARERMALAIRGQALSWSLGLAWPREIEQVNILRASLLAMARAVRTLKVPPDALIIDGPHRVPLDLPQQARIKADATVPAVSAASILAKTYRDKLLTALDRRYPGYDFAIHKGYPTARHLEALRRHGPAPVHRRTFKGVAPERVVGQRELPMQRPGQLPEQLWLPGI, encoded by the coding sequence ATACATCGGTCCATATCCGGAGTGCATGCGCAGCCCGGCCTCGTCCTGACCGCTGGTGTGGACGAGGCCGGGCGGGGATGTTTGGCTGGACCAGTGGTTGCCGGGGCGGTTATTCTTCCCGCAGCTTATGATTTGCCTGGCCTGACAGACTCCAAAAAACTCCGGGCCGGGGCACGTGAGCGGATGGCTCTGGCCATCCGAGGGCAGGCCCTGAGTTGGTCCCTGGGGCTGGCATGGCCGCGGGAAATCGAGCAGGTGAATATCCTGCGTGCCTCGTTGCTGGCCATGGCGCGTGCGGTCCGCACACTGAAGGTTCCCCCGGATGCATTGATCATTGATGGACCGCATCGGGTCCCGCTTGACTTGCCGCAACAGGCTCGAATCAAGGCGGATGCCACTGTTCCCGCTGTTTCCGCGGCATCAATATTGGCCAAGACATATCGCGACAAACTCCTGACCGCCTTGGACCGTCGCTATCCGGGCTATGATTTTGCGATCCACAAGGGCTACCCCACAGCCCGGCATCTTGAGGCTCTGCGCCGCCACGGACCGGCTCCGGTTCATCGGCGGACCTTCAAAGGGGTTGCGCCTGAAAGGGTTGTGGGTCAGAGGGAGCTTCCGATGCAACGTCCAGGGCAACTTCCAGAACAGCTATGGTTGCCGGGCATTTGA
- a CDS encoding YraN family protein produces the protein MVAGHLIQGRAGEDAAVQLLETLGFQILERNWRCRAGEVDVVCLDRDTVVFVEVRTRGNAARTSPAQSVTRSKVTKLVRAASFYLSQRDWWERPCRFDVVAVVHATQGYRLEHIPDAFSFPQTLGRGRNPWQPW, from the coding sequence ATGGTTGCCGGGCATTTGATCCAAGGCCGGGCCGGAGAGGACGCCGCGGTTCAGCTTTTGGAGACACTGGGCTTCCAGATTTTGGAACGTAATTGGCGTTGCCGGGCCGGGGAAGTGGACGTGGTTTGTCTTGACCGAGATACCGTTGTCTTTGTGGAAGTTCGAACCAGGGGAAACGCTGCCCGCACCTCTCCAGCCCAGAGCGTGACCCGCTCCAAAGTCACCAAACTGGTCCGGGCTGCCAGCTTCTACCTCAGTCAGCGTGATTGGTGGGAACGCCCCTGCCGATTTGACGTCGTCGCAGTGGTGCACGCGACCCAGGGCTACCGATTGGAGCACATTCCCGATGCCTTTTCCTTCCCCCAGACTCTGGGTCGTGGCCGGAACCCTTGGCAACCCTGGTGA
- the rsmI gene encoding 16S rRNA (cytidine(1402)-2'-O)-methyltransferase, translating to MPFPSPRLWVVAGTLGNPGDFSPRAHEVIRSADLILAEDTRRAGLFFQRHGVVPSGVMRSFYEHNEEDRIPSVLEALKQGKNVALISDAGTPLIGDPGYRLVRACRAAGFLVSPVPGPCAPVAALCASGLPPSPFSFLGFLPRQSGDQRRLFHSWAGMATTLVFFERNSRLRATLRIALECLGPREICLARELTKDHEQIIHGRLEAHDDMQWDPRGEVTVLIGPPSPPSKTLDTEVDQLLSNEMLSGPPKKVAARVAGKVHGWSSKEIYARLMAIAKSGSASSPGNA from the coding sequence ATGCCTTTTCCTTCCCCCAGACTCTGGGTCGTGGCCGGAACCCTTGGCAACCCTGGTGACTTTTCTCCTCGGGCTCACGAGGTCATCCGGAGTGCTGACCTGATTCTGGCTGAAGACACCCGCCGGGCCGGATTGTTTTTTCAACGTCACGGGGTCGTTCCGAGCGGAGTGATGCGCAGTTTCTACGAGCATAACGAGGAGGATCGCATTCCTTCGGTCCTGGAAGCGTTGAAACAGGGCAAAAACGTGGCTTTGATTTCCGATGCCGGCACCCCTCTGATCGGCGATCCCGGCTATCGTCTCGTTCGGGCCTGTCGGGCCGCCGGGTTTCTCGTCTCTCCCGTTCCGGGACCGTGCGCTCCAGTGGCAGCCCTGTGCGCTTCCGGTCTCCCCCCTTCTCCATTTTCCTTTCTCGGTTTTTTGCCTCGCCAATCTGGAGACCAACGGCGGTTGTTCCATTCATGGGCCGGCATGGCGACAACCCTGGTTTTTTTCGAACGGAACTCCCGTTTGCGAGCCACCTTGCGTATAGCTCTGGAGTGTCTTGGGCCCCGAGAAATCTGTCTCGCCCGTGAATTGACCAAGGACCACGAGCAGATTATCCATGGTCGCTTGGAGGCCCATGATGATATGCAATGGGACCCTCGCGGTGAGGTGACCGTCTTAATTGGACCTCCGAGCCCTCCGTCCAAAACCTTGGACACGGAAGTGGACCAACTCTTGTCCAATGAGATGCTTTCCGGCCCGCCAAAGAAGGTGGCCGCTCGCGTTGCTGGCAAGGTTCACGGGTGGTCCTCCAAGGAAATTTACGCCCGCTTGATGGCCATCGCCAAATCCGGATCCGCATCTTCCCCGGGAAACGCATGA
- a CDS encoding PTS system mannose/fructose/sorbose family transporter subunit IID, which translates to MNTSETRPPNPSFRDMLVIFLRTYAVGANYNTRGMQNVGLALTLEPGLRSIHRDARELQKARRRALQHYNTHPFWTPLLAGIFLSLERDISRGVLPAPMLQRVKNTTTYTLSALGDSFFSGALLVLCILLLTLLLVVGWFGFAWLWLMFCILGVQLFKLMTFIGGFREGIGFLSRLKRWNLINWSQRIKLVNAGLLLVLWWQLWPELGSVGEPWWAWIFWTTAVLVSVFGAFWFRFSRLWFVPAILMLWIGLLATWNGGI; encoded by the coding sequence ATGAACACTTCGGAGACGCGACCGCCAAATCCCAGCTTTCGGGACATGCTGGTGATTTTTTTGCGTACATATGCCGTGGGCGCGAATTACAATACCCGCGGCATGCAGAATGTCGGGTTGGCGCTGACCCTTGAGCCCGGGTTGCGCAGCATTCACCGGGATGCCCGGGAATTGCAAAAGGCCCGTCGACGCGCGCTGCAACACTACAACACCCATCCTTTCTGGACACCGCTCTTGGCGGGTATTTTTCTCTCCCTGGAGCGGGACATCTCCAGGGGGGTACTCCCGGCGCCCATGCTGCAGCGGGTCAAAAACACCACAACCTACACGCTCTCGGCGTTGGGTGATTCATTTTTCAGCGGGGCGCTGCTGGTACTTTGCATCCTCTTATTGACCCTGTTGCTTGTTGTAGGGTGGTTTGGGTTTGCTTGGCTGTGGCTCATGTTCTGCATTTTGGGCGTACAGCTTTTCAAGTTGATGACGTTTATCGGCGGTTTCCGCGAGGGTATCGGGTTTTTAAGCCGCTTGAAACGCTGGAATCTTATCAATTGGAGCCAACGGATCAAACTGGTCAATGCCGGGCTGCTGTTGGTGCTTTGGTGGCAGCTCTGGCCTGAGCTGGGCAGCGTCGGCGAACCATGGTGGGCCTGGATTTTTTGGACCACGGCGGTTCTGGTGAGTGTTTTCGGTGCATTCTGGTTCCGTTTTTCTCGACTCTGGTTTGTCCCGGCCATCCTGATGCTCTGGATTGGACTCTTAGCCACCTGGAATGGTGGTATTTGA
- a CDS encoding HPr family phosphocarrier protein, whose protein sequence is MDVLDVVSRKVFVANELGLHARPAARLAREAQKYSARITLLFQEQEVDAKSILDLLTLALGPGCAVELKAQGQDAQLALERLEQLFLNRFEEER, encoded by the coding sequence ATGGATGTACTTGATGTGGTGAGTCGAAAGGTATTCGTGGCCAACGAACTGGGGTTGCATGCCCGGCCGGCGGCGCGTCTGGCCCGGGAGGCCCAGAAATACTCCGCGCGGATTACACTGCTTTTCCAGGAACAGGAAGTGGACGCCAAAAGCATTCTCGATTTGTTGACTCTGGCTCTGGGGCCCGGCTGCGCCGTGGAATTGAAAGCCCAGGGACAGGATGCCCAACTCGCCCTGGAACGGCTCGAGCAGCTGTTTTTGAACCGTTTTGAAGAGGAGCGATAG
- the ptsP gene encoding phosphoenolpyruvate--protein phosphotransferase, which translates to MDRHVLQGIPVSTGVALGRAYFLNRGRGRNIPRQNIPDDDVQNELIRVEQAFSQALAELETIQSRVPTELLEHARIIESHIMMLQDPKLLESAKAYIRDMQLNAEWALEKAVADIEAVFRSIEDVYIRERIQDVRLVAGRVQQHLLGECGNSLRSINTRIILLAHDLSPADTIELEVGKIMAFATVTGGKTSHTGILARAMQIPAIVGVADLEESIQDGQLIIIDGLQGRIIIEPDEEELAGFTDLKYQFEEYQAGINRSSHLPAETIDGYRVKVFANIELLEEVSSVLGNGGEGVGLYRTEYSYLNRMKLPEEEQLLEEYQDLASIMYPSKVVLRTLDVGSDKFMNHFGGLDEANPALGMRAVRFCLHHMDLFRVQLRAILRASVHENISLMFPMVSGLGELRQVKSVLYSVQMELKQQGLPYNPEMPVGIMIELPSAMITADILAAEVDFFSIGTNDLIQYSLGIDRTNSFVSYLYQPLHPALVRMIKYVVDAGHRAGIEVSICGEMAADPYCIPVLMGMHVDCLSMNPQAVPVIKHIIRQATMEECKSLLRDVLASKTVGRNNKLVKDSIFRRHPKELMFYSSLLDEGY; encoded by the coding sequence GTGGACAGGCATGTTCTCCAAGGGATTCCCGTCTCCACCGGGGTGGCCCTGGGCCGAGCGTATTTCTTAAATCGCGGGAGGGGGCGCAACATCCCTCGTCAGAATATTCCAGACGACGATGTTCAGAATGAACTCATACGGGTGGAGCAGGCTTTTTCCCAGGCGCTCGCGGAACTCGAAACCATCCAGAGTCGTGTGCCGACGGAACTCTTGGAGCACGCCCGGATTATCGAATCGCACATCATGATGCTGCAGGACCCAAAGCTGTTGGAGTCCGCCAAGGCATATATCCGGGACATGCAGTTGAATGCCGAGTGGGCCCTGGAAAAGGCCGTCGCGGACATTGAAGCGGTTTTTCGCAGCATCGAGGATGTATATATTCGTGAACGTATCCAGGACGTGCGCCTTGTGGCCGGTCGGGTTCAGCAGCATCTCCTTGGTGAATGCGGCAACAGTCTTCGTTCCATCAACACACGAATCATCCTCCTGGCCCACGATCTCAGCCCCGCGGATACGATTGAACTGGAAGTCGGCAAGATCATGGCGTTCGCCACGGTTACCGGGGGCAAGACCTCACACACCGGCATCCTGGCCAGGGCCATGCAAATTCCAGCCATCGTCGGTGTTGCCGACCTTGAGGAATCCATTCAGGACGGACAGCTGATCATCATCGACGGCTTGCAGGGTCGGATAATTATCGAGCCGGACGAAGAGGAACTCGCCGGTTTTACGGACCTGAAGTACCAGTTCGAGGAGTACCAGGCCGGTATTAACCGCTCCAGCCATCTGCCTGCGGAAACCATTGACGGGTATCGGGTCAAGGTGTTCGCGAATATTGAACTGCTGGAAGAGGTTTCCTCGGTGCTGGGCAATGGGGGAGAGGGGGTCGGCTTGTACCGGACTGAATACTCCTACTTAAACAGGATGAAATTGCCGGAAGAAGAGCAATTGCTCGAGGAATATCAGGATTTGGCGTCGATCATGTACCCCAGCAAGGTCGTGCTGCGGACCCTCGACGTGGGTTCGGACAAGTTCATGAACCATTTCGGCGGACTGGATGAGGCCAACCCGGCTTTGGGTATGCGGGCGGTGCGCTTTTGTCTGCATCATATGGATCTGTTTCGCGTCCAACTGCGGGCCATATTGCGGGCCAGTGTGCATGAAAACATTTCCTTGATGTTCCCCATGGTTTCCGGCCTTGGAGAATTACGACAGGTCAAATCCGTACTGTACAGCGTCCAGATGGAGCTGAAGCAGCAGGGGCTGCCCTACAATCCAGAGATGCCCGTGGGGATCATGATCGAACTGCCTTCGGCCATGATTACGGCGGACATCCTGGCGGCTGAAGTGGATTTTTTCAGCATCGGAACCAACGATTTGATTCAGTACAGCCTGGGGATCGACCGAACCAACTCCTTTGTCTCTTATCTTTACCAGCCGCTGCATCCCGCACTTGTTCGAATGATTAAGTACGTGGTGGACGCAGGCCATCGGGCCGGAATCGAGGTGAGCATTTGCGGGGAAATGGCCGCGGATCCCTATTGCATTCCGGTGTTGATGGGCATGCATGTGGACTGCCTGAGCATGAATCCGCAGGCCGTGCCGGTGATCAAGCACATTATCCGCCAGGCGACCATGGAGGAATGCAAATCCCTGCTCAGGGACGTTCTGGCCAGCAAAACCGTGGGACGCAACAACAAGCTGGTCAAAGACAGTATTTTTCGTCGCCATCCCAAGGAGTTGATGTTTTATTCTTCCCTGCTGGACGAGGGGTATTGA
- the smpB gene encoding SsrA-binding protein SmpB, with the protein MKPKTDGTRLIAQNKKARHEYEILETLEAGLVLMGSEVKSLRDGKVSFKDGYVRFTNGEAVLVGVHIAPYAHAVHTGHEPERPRKLLVHRHQITAWSAKTAQKGLTVVPLKMYWKAGMAKLEIGLARGKKHHDQREDLKRRAVERDMARER; encoded by the coding sequence ATGAAGCCAAAGACGGATGGAACCCGCCTGATCGCCCAGAACAAGAAAGCCCGCCACGAATATGAGATTCTGGAGACCTTGGAGGCCGGTCTGGTCTTGATGGGCTCGGAGGTCAAGTCTCTGCGGGATGGCAAGGTCAGCTTCAAGGACGGCTATGTGCGGTTCACCAATGGAGAAGCAGTGCTTGTGGGCGTGCATATCGCGCCGTACGCCCATGCCGTGCACACCGGGCACGAACCGGAGCGTCCGCGTAAACTGCTGGTGCATCGCCATCAGATCACTGCCTGGAGCGCCAAAACCGCGCAAAAAGGTCTGACCGTGGTCCCGCTGAAGATGTATTGGAAGGCTGGAATGGCCAAGCTGGAGATCGGTCTGGCTCGCGGCAAGAAGCACCATGACCAGCGCGAAGACCTTAAGCGCCGGGCCGTGGAGCGGGACATGGCCAGGGAGAGGTGA